The following proteins are encoded in a genomic region of Oncorhynchus masou masou isolate Uvic2021 chromosome 32, UVic_Omas_1.1, whole genome shotgun sequence:
- the LOC135526915 gene encoding potassium channel subfamily K member 13-like: protein MACRRGCCFGAMNDDNARFLMLAVLIMLYLLCGAAVFSALEQPKERQAKERWAQRFENFTQKHNLTRTDLETFLRLYEEANVAGIRVDTLRPRWDFTGAFYFVGTVVSTIGFGMTTPATVSGKVFLIFYGLIGCASTILFFNLFLERIITVLAFVLKSCHDLQHQRQGVVPHDGRRETSLPGPRDRDRDILAGWKPSVYYVMLILCVAAVVISCCASAMYSAVEGWGYLDSLYFCFVAFSTIGFGDMVSSQRVAYDGNQTAYRLGNFLFILMGVCCIYSLFNVISIVIKQTLNWLLRKLGILCCRWCSAGIGKRLRPRRNAVMPSSTGHGHLRARRTVSIETDAVNESETDGGRRMSGEMISMRDLLATNKVNLALMQKQLSEAATNGIPWPSVSNQNRQNGFSGGVGALGIMNNRLAETSVNR from the exons ATGGCTTGCCGGAGAGGCTGCTGCTTCGGCGCGATGAACGATGATAACGCGCGGTTCCTAATGCTAGCGGTGCTGATCATGCTGTATCTGCTGTGCGGCGCGGCGGTGTTCTCCGCGTTGGAACAACCGAAGGAGCGGCAGGCCAAAGAGCGGTGGGCGCAGCGCTTCGAGAACTTCACCCAGAAGCACAACCTCACCCGGACCGATTTGGAGACCTTTCTCCGGCTCTACGAGGAGGCGAACGTCGCCGGTATCCGCGTGGATACACTCAGACCTCGCTGGGATTTTACCGGCGCTTTTTACTTCGTGGGGACCGTTGTGTCGACCATAG GATTTGGCATGACCACCCCGGCCACGGTCAGCGGCAAAGTCTTCCTCATCTTCTACGGACTAATCGGCTGCGCCTCTACCATCCTCTTCTTCAACCTCTTCCTGGAGCGTATCATCACGGTGCTCGCCTTCGTCCTCAAGTCGTGCCACGATCTGCAGCATCAGCGTCAGGGCGTGGTGCCCCACGATGGCCGCAGGGAGACGTCACTGCCAGGacccagagatagagacagggacatTTTGGCTGGATGGAAGCCTTCAGTGTACTATGTGATGCTGATTCTCTGCGTGGCCGCTGTGGTGATCTCCTGCTGTGCCTCGGCCATGTATTCAGCGGTGGAGGGGTGGGGCTATCTGGACTCACTGTACTTCTGTTTTGTGGCGTTCAGCACCATCGGGTTCGGGGACATGGTGAGCAGCCAGAGGGTCGCGTACGATGGGAACCAGACAGCCTACAGACTGGGGAACTTCCTGTTTATATTGATGGGCGTCTGCTGTATCTACTCGCTGTTCAACGTCATATCTATCGTCATCAAGCAG ACTCTTAATTGGCTGCTGAGGAAGCTGGGCATTCTCTGCTGCCGCTGGTGCTCCGCCGGGATCGGGAAGAGACTCCGGCCTCGCCGGAACGCCGTGATGCCCAGCAGCACTGGACACGGACACCTCCGGGCGCGGCGGACTGTGTCCATAGAAACGGACGCAGTGAACGAGAGCGAGACGGATGGAGGCCGGCGGATGTCTGGGGAGATGATCTCCATGAGGGACTTACTGGCGACCAATAAG gTGAACCTGGCACTGATGCAGAAGCAGCTGTCGGAGGCAGCAACCAATGGGATCCCTTGGCCGTCCGTCTCCAACCAAAACAGACAAAATGGATTTTCTGGAGGAGTGGGAGCGCTGGGCATCATGAACAACAGGCTGGCTGAGACCAGTGTCAACAGATGA